The genomic segment CAAtgctttaaataattttaaagtccTAAAAGTCTATTACCAATTAGGGCATATTTATGCAAACATATGTTTTCCCATTCTCCCTTCTCCCTTAACCTTTATTGTTCTTCGTTTACTTTCTCCATTTTCTTATCGATctctcatttatttatttatagtttacaataaatctattttatacaaattatttgaaaattgcctttttcttttatgtttttatctgattttttttaatcgaaCAGCTTTAActcaatatataattaacataatgTAATTATTTCTACTATATAGAATATAACAACAttctattctatttttttttttttgaaaatatatgctaTTAATTTTAATTCCCATGTAGTCTAATTTTAGCATGCACTTACAGTAATTTGATAGTTTGGATTCTAATTGCATTTCTTAAGGTATAGTGTCatctttttgaaaattattaaactCGACAAGTTaagtttcatatattatatgtttccTACGAAACAACTTGTTTCAtactttcattttattttatattatttaatttcatatgttctatttataagaattttctgttttgttattattattgtttaatttaGATTTCTACAAGAAATAGTATAGTATAACATTATATTCATATAGATTCTATATAGTATTGTTTGTATCTAACTTACATTATAATGTTTCTTATTCCGGATGTGTTTAACTTGGCTTGTTGAGTTACTTAAGCCATACTTTTTTTATGTTATCGTGTTTCTTTTTCAACATATATTGAACTTGTCTTTATTTGGGTTCTTTATGTATCTTGTAAGGTATAAATTTTATCTTTACGTTGTCCGTTTCAGTTAACACTTCTTACATCATAACATTACGACCATAATACatttattactattttgtttagttctatattatttcatttgttatatgtgtaaatcaaaactttttttattattattgtcagtGGCGGACTTAGAAAATTTATTCGCTGGGGgcaaatatataacaaaaatttaaatattaatatcttaaataacatataaaattgTCATATGAAAACTCTCAAATATCTTATAAAACTACCCTACGCTCATTCAACATCTGAAACCTTTCTATCACTTTTTCATTTGTGACAGAATCAAGTAACTCTTTTTCAATATagcaaacaagacaatcactTAGAAACTGGTCTCCAATTCTATTGCGTGTAGTCGTCTTCACCAATTTCATTGCCGAAAAACATCTCTCAACACTTGCTGTTGCAACTGGTAAAGTTAAGACCATCTTCAAAAGCCTGTAAACCAAAGGATGTGCAAGATGCTTTTGGGTTTTTACCATTAAACAAGAAAGATCTCCAAgacttttcaagtttttaaatcTTTCATCTCTGCGTACATTGTCAATGTAGATATCAAGATGCTGCTCAAGACACAAAGTCTCCCCATAACTAAAGTCATCTGGATAAAACTTAACCAACTTCACCAACTTTTCCTTGTCAAACTCGCAAAATGAATCAAGAGGACTTAAAGAAGCCATACATATAAGTAGATCAGTGTTTACCTCCGTAAAACGATCATTGAACTCCTGAAGCTGTAAGTCTAGAATAGTGTAGAAGCAGTTAACCTTATAATGATGCAAGTTGGTTATATTGGTTTTCCTTCTTGGTTTCCTTGGATCAACAAAGACGTCTTCCATGACAAGCATTTCAGCATTATGTTTCTCGCAAAAAGATGAAACTTTATTCATAAGTGAATCCCATCCATTATCCCTAAGCTTTTGCAATTCTCCCTTAGTAGATTCCACCAATGACATGGCATTCAAAATATCTTGATCTTTCCTTTGCAAAGCCATTGACAAATTCTCAGTTAATCCCAAAATAAGTAGCATTAGTTGCATGTAGAACACACAATCAAAAGTGTGAAAGTACTTGAGAAGACCATAGGCTTGACGTTTTTTGGAGTCTTCAACGCCTTCATTTTGGATATACTCAAGAACCTCAATGATAGTAGAAAACAACTCAACTAATCGTTCCAATGTTTTATGATGAGAACCCCATTGAGTATTTCCAGGTCTTTGAAGCGAAATTTCTTGATTCAATCATGTACCAGTGTTAATCTCACCTCTACTAATTCCTTCCTGCACTTTTCTTCGATAATTTTCTCGAATCATATCTTGCCTTTTGCAAGAAGCTCCAACTACATTCAATAATGtagaaatcatatcaaaaaaatcaccAACCTCAAAGTGTTTTTTAGCGATAGCAAC from the Camelina sativa cultivar DH55 chromosome 12, Cs, whole genome shotgun sequence genome contains:
- the LOC109124958 gene encoding uncharacterized protein LOC109124958, translated to MALQRKDQDILNAMSLVESTKGELQKLRDNGWDSLMNKVSSFCEKHNAEMLVMEDVFVDPRKPRRKTNITNLHHYKVNCFYTILDLQLQEFNDRFTEVNTDLLICMASLSPLDSFCEFDKEKLVKLVKFYPDDFSYGETLCLEQHLDIYIDNVRRDERFKNLKSLGDLSCLMVKTQKHLAHPLVYRLLKMVLTLPVATASVERCFSAMKLVKTTTRNRIGDQFLSDCLVCYIEKELLDSVTNEKVIERFQMLNERRVVL